DNA sequence from the Phaenicophaeus curvirostris isolate KB17595 chromosome 22, BPBGC_Pcur_1.0, whole genome shotgun sequence genome:
AACAAGAAACAAACACTATTCTAGACGTTGTCATCCTTAGGATTTGGGGTATGTTTAAGACCTACATCTAAACTCTGGAGCCCGAGGCATTTGAAGCCTACACAGCACCAGCAATTTGGCCATCCTTATTATTTGCCTTATCTCTGCAATCGTAACGCACATTTTTATGCCAGGAAAGAACTGGAAGTTCCTTCTCCACAGCCCAAAACAGTGgctgataaaaaaacccaaacaacacaTATCCTTTTGCAGGGTCATGTATGTCTTTCCTTCCTAGTTAAGACTTACCAGCCATTCAGTCACAGAATCAGCCAGGTTATAtcacttaaatatttaaataaaatagcagTTAAGTGTATTTTACCTTCTCTTATCTAAGTTAGTTGTAGTTTTGACTTACAATACTTGTGAAAGCTCAAGGCTCAGGTTATCATTTTGGAATGAACGTGCTAGTCACTTGTGTTGAATAAAGCCCTTGtgcttttctacttttctaATTGGACAAAAGCTATTTGCCTCATCCCCACAAGCTCGGGGAACCTAAAACCTTGGGACTAGCAGGACTCCAAAACTCCTGAACGTATTTGTGAACATGAGAAAGCATCaccaaaataaaagaagcatTAAACATGTTCTTTCAGTCCCCTCTCTTccttaaaaaagacaaaagcaaagtaGCAGCGAGCATATTCCTGGGGTAACACGCTATAAAACTCATTGCTAACTTCCAAGAGCAAGCAAAAGCGTTAAGAGCGCACCCAAATCGATTCCTGAAAGGGAAAGTAGTAAATTAAACTGcaacaaaagcagagaaaacatcACACACCTCGGCCTCTTCTCTCCGGACAGTGCAGACGAGCTGTCCCgtcttcttctttttgataggaatggttggactcgatgacccggtgggtctcttccaaccaggttattctatgattctatgattctccgcACGGAGCATCGGAACCTTCATAAGTGACaagaagaggaggggagggagcgcTCCGCCCCTGCGCTTTACAGCTGGAGGGTTCCCAGCTCGGCGATCACAAAGCAGCTCTTAGAGCCCTTCTTCAAACAGCTCGGCTCCAGGGTAACAAGTTCAAagtgggaggaggcagaggaatcGGATGGTGCTCGCAGTCCCTTTTCCGGCGGCAGGACCTGTTCTTCAGGTTGGAGGCTGAAACATCTGCCCAGCGCCGGGTGGGAAAGCTGCTCTCCGAACAGGTCCGcggagagaaaaaaacatatttaataaCTCAGACAAGCGACTTGCAGGAGGAAAAGTTAATCATTACCGTGCACCAGAGTTTGGTTTACATTTTGGACTTCCTTGTGGTAACTTTATCGGGGCTGGTGTAAGGAAAAGCGGAGAAGCACGCGATGGCAATAAAACCTGCAGACATTGGTCTTGCAAAGCTTACATCAAACACAGCAGCTGCATTTTAAGAGATATTACGGTTTTCCAGAGTTTCCAGTATCAATTGGAACGTCAAGTGgaagaaaggaggttgtggagaggagggagctgggctcttctcccaagggacaggggacaggacgagagggaatggcctcaagctccaccaggggaggttcaggctggacattaggaaaaaattcttcacagaaagggtcattggtccctgtccgaggctgcccagggagggggttgagtccccttccctggaggggtttaaggcacgggtggacgaggtgctgagggacatgggttagtgattggtgggaatggttggactcgatgatccagtgggtctcttccaaactggttattctatgattctatgaaacagatttttcttgcaAATCTCTATGTAAAAACCAACAGCAGCCCTTCTACTGGGCTGCAAGAATTTATTGCCTCATTCTTACAGCTTTTGGATACACTTTGTACTGGTAAAAATAACTACTTATActaaaaagaaagtattatttATAACACAATACCACCCAAAGTAACAAGTTTTTAAACACAACTTCAGAATCCTAACCTTTAGCTTGATAAATGGCTTCCAATCTAAAAATTAAACACTCACTAGCCAGcatttcagctttgcagaaaagggtCTCTTGAGTTCTTCTTTGGTTTCTTGACctagaaaatgagaaaacatatatttttaaaatagagcaTAAATGAGAAATTATACCTAGCACTCTAACAAACCTCTCTAACCATCTTTTCCAAACCAGCAGCTAACACCCACCTAAGCAAGGAGCTCTAACAAAAtaccacccctccagctcctcagtcCCCCCACTTATATACTTCCTCTGTTCCAGTTTTCTCAGGTGCACCTGATTTAAGAAATATTAACCTGTTGTCTGCTGAAGGAAATCATAGGACACAAGGCAAAGGAAATACTACCTACCACAGCCAGCAGGGTTAGGATACACTTCTTCCACTACCTGTGCAATGCTGAAATAGCAACCAATGTTTTTGTGGTGAGAAAGTTACCAGGTCCTCTAATTTTAACAACAGTCTTGCCATGGTTAGCATTTTTATTAACGATTGAGCTGCTCCACACATCAGATAGCATGGAAATCATAGctttaaacaaaaatcaaaacatatgGGAGTAAGAAGTGAACTGAAATGCTGAACAAATTGATTGGTCAATTGGTTTTAGTTTCGTATTTCTAAAAACTGGTATAATTTAGGGTAGCAGTTTCAAGTTTCTTAACTTGGTACATATCCGATCACTATGATAGATCAAGATTTAAGTGGGAAGTGCCTTCTAGATGTGGGCATTCCATAGTTTCACGTTCCATATCCCTTTCACGTAGGATATTTTCTTATGCAGTTGCTCCCTCTACTGTTTTACTGAGTAAAACGTTCTAATGTTTTTCCTGAATTACATTGATTTTATAGATACAGATTGAACAATCTGGAAGTTCATTTATGTTATCCACCCTTCCATACCCTAGCAAACAAAAAATGAGTTGCACCTGGAGGAAGAGGGGATAGGAGCAAGGAGGGAGGGGATAGGAAAGCATTACTTAAGCGTAAGATCCATCACAGCTTTACTTATAATTTACAACTTCTGGTGCAATTAAACTAGAACTTTGATGTCCCCAGCTGTGTTGCTAATAACAGACTGCTGGGAACAAAGGGCTAAAGATATCCATTTACTTGTGTTTGTCAGTAGGAagcctttctccttctcagcactgagaagaacaaaaaacaaGTGTAAGTTCCCAACTCCTTCCCTTCACTTTCAGGTAAATTACTACAATATTAGTCTGTAAACTCCTCTGGAAGACATCTGCTTTAATCCGAGTTACATTAGTTTTCTCAAATAACTCAATTACTCAGCAGAAATGTTTAACTTCTCCACACTGAAGCACGTTGAAAATCGGAATTTATAACTATGTCACACTAGAGTGTACTAAGAAAAAAGGGATGTGCTTGACAAAAGTTAATATATCAACTTCAAGGTGAGTATAGTTTGTGATCAGAATGCAGCTGCCTTTGTTAAAAGGCTGTAGGGGGCATACAAAAATGGTTATTTCTGTTTAAGTAGCATTTAAACAGTCAGAGCTGCAGTATTCcttaaatcctgtgttcagttctgggcccctcaccacaagaaggatgttgaggctctggagcgagtccagagaagagcaacaaagctggggaaggggctggagaacaagaggaacagctgagagagctgggggtgttcagcctggagaagaggaggctgaggggagacctcattgctctctccaactccctgagaggaggttgtggagaggagggagctgggctcttctcccaagggacaggggacaggacgagagggaatggcctcaagctccaccaggggagggtcaggctggacattaggaaaaaattcttcacagaaagggtcattggtccctggcagaggctgcccagggagggggttgagtccccttccctggaggggtctaaAAGAGGAGTAGACGTACCTGGGGACGTGGTCTGGTGGTGACCTGGATcaatggttgaactcaatgattttaagtgtcttttccaactgaaaccgtTCTGCGACTTGTGCTTCCCGCTCTCTCTCAGGTGTTTGTGCCCTCGGGGGTTTGTGCTCCCCTCTCTCTCACGGATTTATTTGTGCTCCCTGCTCACTCTCGGGTGTTTCTGCTCCCTGTTCTGAGGTGTTTGATTTGGGTGCTCTCAAGTGTTTATTTGtgctcccccctctctctcagGTGCCTGTGCTCTCGGGGGGTTTGtgctcccttctctttctcagGTGTTTGTGCCCTTGGGGGGTTTGTGCTCCCCATTCTGAGATGTTTGATTTGGGTTCTCGAGCACtagcaggggctgcccagggaggtgttgtgtccccatccctggaggggtttaaaggagaAGTAAGATGTTGTATTTGGGGACATGGGCTGGTGgcagacttagcagggctggatcaatggttggactccatgattttaaatgtcttttccaactgaaaccattctgtgatgtgTGGTCCCCACTCTCCCCTCTCAGGTGTTTGATTTGGGCTGTCAGGCACTGGCAggagctgcccaggggggtgtaGAGGGGTTTAAAAGGGTGGACGCGGCGCTCAGGAACCTGGTTTAGTTGTGGACGGGGATgggtggactggatgatctcaaaggttcttcacgatgagggtggagAGTAGTTTGAGAGTCGCTGGGTGTGAGTGAAGCGTGTGCGAACCagggggatggttttcagctgaaagaggggagattgagaggagatctcaggaagaaaggttttcctgtgagggtggggaggccgtgGCCCAGACTGCCTagagaaactgtggctgccccatccctggaggggttccaggcctggctggatggggctcggagcccctgatccagcgggaagCGTCCCTGCCCGAGGCAGCGGGCGGGACCGGCTGGGCTTTGCGGTCCCTCCGAGCCGAACTACCCAGCGGTTCCGTGCTCCTCCGCCTCCGCGGGGCCTCCTCCCCTGCGCCCGCCCCGCGGCGCGGCCCCTCCCCGGTGGCGATGGCGGCGGGCGCGGCGCGGGTGGCGCGGGGCGCGCAGAAGGACGAGCTGTACCGGGGGGCGCTGCGCGGAGCGGCCGGGGCGGCGCTGCACGGGCTGGCGGGTaacggggcggcgcgggggaaCCGCGGCACGGGGGGAGGTGGAAGGGACCGCAGAGCCCACCCAGtccctcccctgccctgggccggggcacctcccacgggatcaggggctcccagccccatccagcctgggctggaacccctccagggatggggcagccacccctgctctgggcagcctgggccagggcctccccgccctcacagggaaacatttctccctaaagcctagtctgaatctcccccTCCTACCTGAGTGCGTTCCCTTAcgtccttccagtacctgaaggggctacaagaaagctggggagggactgtttataaaggcttgtagtgacaggacaaggggcaatggggataaactggagaggggcagatttagactagacagaaggaagaatttcttcacgatgagagtggggaggccctggccccggTTTCCcaggagcccctgatccagtgggaggtgtccctgcccagggcaggggggttagaactaagaggtctttaaagtcccttgCGATCCGAagtgttctatgattctatcactgCCCTTGTCAGCATGGATTGCACACCAAGGAACTGCAACTCTcctctgaggggagacctgatcactgcctgcagctccctgggaggaggttgtggtgagctGAGTGCTGGTCTCCCAAGGTATAGcatgaggaaatggcctcaagttgcaccagagcatgtttagattgaatattaggaaaaatttcttcaccaaaagggttattgggcactggagcagctgcccatggaggccgatgagtccccatccctggagggatttaaaacacgggtagatgaagtgcttaaggatatagtttagtagtggacaagtgcagttggactcgatctcaaaggtcttttccaacaaaacaaTGCTCTGATTGCATGATTCCCTCCCTCAGGTGCCAAGAAGTGGCTGGAGTGGAGGAGAGAGGTGGAACTGCTCTCTGATGTTGCCTACTTCGTCCTTACCACTCTGTCAGGTAATGCACCTAGAGACTTGACATCTAGTGTCTCTCGGAATGGAAAATGAGCTTTATGTCCTGTTTGCTGGCAACCAGTAAAAGTTCTTTCTAAAAAGGGATGCATGATGCTATGAAAAAGCGTCCCTGCTTTAAGCCTAAATCCGTTGCAGGTACCGGTGCTGCTGTGAACACACCTCATTCCACACAAAAATCCCACAACTGTTGCCGAAACCCCCAAACCTGATGGGTGTTCCCCTGAGCAGCCAGTCTCCACTGCTCAGCCATACAGAGAATGGCACTGCAAATGCCGTCTTACGCTGCCTGTGTTCTGTTCCACACGTTGTTTAGGTTATCAGACGCTGGGTGAAGAGTACGTTAACATTGTCCAAGTGGACCCCACCAGGAAAAGGGTACCGTCTTTTCTTCGACGGGCTCTCTTCATCAGTCTTCATACTGTAGTACCGTACTTCGTAGAAAAGGGATTACTGCATCTGGAACATGAGTTGCAGGCAGAAGCAGATGAATCCAGAGCCTCACAGAGCAGCCCAGCGCTTGGCTTATCCAGTAGGACCTTGATTCGAAGCTGGATACAGAAGCAAGTTGGGGAGCTTacagaacagcagaagaaaatagcCTTGCAAGTGGTGTATGTTCTGAAACAATGCATACCCTTGCTCCATCGGCTGCACCTGGCAGTGTTCTACATAAGGGGCACTTTCTATCACCTCTCCAAAAGGCTCACAGGAATCACATATGTAAGTggatgtatttcttttctgcagatgGTGTCCACTGTGgtattttgggtttttctgGGGTAACGTGTAAAAGGGTAACAGAATTTGGCTATAGCCGATTATAAGATGGGCAGAACGCactgggggagagggaaatgtTTAATACAATGTAGAGGGGTTGTGAGTCCCTGTGGTCTTAAGGCTAAGAAATGCTAATGCACTGTCAGAAGTTAATACCCTACATAACTTCAGAACACTGTGTAGTCCCGTCTGCCCTCTACAAATAGTTGATTTTTTGGACAGAAATTAGAATCCCAAATCAACAGTTTACAGGGGGGAGCGGCATAGTTTGATAAAACCAAATAACTAAACATCTGTATTTCTGTGAACTATGTAGCTGCGTTTTGGAGGAGCGCAAGGAGACAATCAGAGTATTCAAACAAGTTACAAGTGTCTTGGAATAATTTCACTCTTCCATCTCCTGCTCACCATCGGTGTCCAGATGTACAACTTCAAACAGAGGCAGAGAGCCAGGCAGGAATGGAAACTACACCGCAACCTGGCGTATCAGAAGTATGATGATTTTTACTTACTAGGAAAGAGGTGGAACCAATGGTGGGAAATGTAATAACTTTCATGAGTGGGGGGAACACTGGTGTGTCACTTTGAATGAAGTTAGAACCTGACGTAATGAAACATTTGATGCATTCCTCACTTTTAAGCATCTCTTAGATCTCATGCTGtgcttttgtggttttgagGTCTTCACAAGAAGGGTTAATGCTTGAAGGTAGAGTTTACTTTAGGATTGTGCTGTCAAATATTTCTTACAATCAGgctgaataaaataaagtaatacaTAGCTATGTTAATTAGAAATACGACCACAGAAAAAACTACTGGACGCCACTCCCGCTGCACGTTGTGTTTGGAAGAAAGGAGACGTACGACAGCCACACCTTGTGGCCACCTCTTCTGCTGGGAATGCATCATGGAGTGGTGTAACACCAGAGTAAGTATAGAGGGTAAAGGGAGGCTGGAAGGGGTAAATGTGATGAAATTCCGATTTGAAAATACTCGTCAGCCTGGGTGTTGAAATACTACCCTTGTTGTCACTAAGGCATCCGAAATCCCCATGCAAGAGTTTACCAGAACCCGTATATTTTATTAGAATAGAATGGCTATTCATTACAGAAATGAGGCAAATGAGGGGAGCGTGTTTTGGATAAAGATGGCAACCGAGAGATGAGCAGACTGCTAGTTCTAGTTCAGCTGCAAGTaaaagggaaattatttttagtatgaagaaggaaaattaacCACAGATTACCTCCTATATGAGCATATGACAGTTCAAGGATAATAAAACATCAGTGACCATTTAAGTGATTTTGCCAGACAGGCTCTCTCACTTGAAGGTGAAAATCTGAGTGGTCACTTTTACCCAAGATGAAGAAGTTACTTCCAGGTGAAGGTGTCGTGTGCTGGGTACAGTGACCATGGTTTTAAGTTTGTCTGTCAAGCACCCACGTCACCTCaagctgctttttaaatgaGGTGAGCTTAGAATGCTTTACGTAGTCAAGCTTGCACCACAAATGGGGctgaaaaagatgtttttttaattatggatgcagattattttctgaaagtagcaaaacagttttatttgggttttttttaaagcctttaaataaattcagtatGTTTatccaatttattttcttttcataggcAGAATGTCCACTGTGCCGAGAGAAGTTTCATCCTCAGAAACTCATCTACCTACGTCACTATCAACTGTAAAGGAAAAACCTGATTTCAGACAAGAGCCTTTACCCTTTGTAAAGTTGTCACACAGCTTCAGTCAGTCCAAGATAAAGACTGTTATAACAGTGGTAACTGCCTGCAGAAGGTGGCACTTCGTTCCTGTTTCACAGAATAAATCTGCCTGCCTCGACCCTTGTGTTTCTTCTGGCATGGTTCTTGACCATCTTAAAAACATGTCTTTCGAAGAAGTGTTTAACACAAACGTTAAGTTCTCTTCCCTTTGGACAATGAAACATTTAAATCAGATTCTCATTCTCTAAAGGTAAGTGTGGCTAATGAGTCTTTAAACCTCTCATAGTATGCTTAAGGTATTATTAAATTCTGTGATTTGTAAGACTGCTTTTCTCCTGGAACATAATAATGAGTCCATGCTGTAGACCTCAGGAGAAAAGGACAAAAGCTCTACACAAATCCTTGGTTGTCTGCAGTGGAGGTTCTGATGAGAACTATTGTATGTTGTTCTCTTTTCATAACAAGGTTAAGAACAAAGCAAGTTCCCTTGATTTGACAAACTGAATTTCCCTTAGATCAACAGAAGCAATAAATGCAAATCCATAAAAATGCAGACTAATTTGCACACAGATCAGTTAACATTCTGCTTCCAACCTCAGAGTTTTTCTGTCACTATTA
Encoded proteins:
- the PEX10 gene encoding peroxisome biogenesis factor 10; this translates as MRVESSLRVAGCLAGWGSEPLIQREASLPEAAGGTGWALRSLRAELPSGSVLLRLRGASSPAPAPRRGPSPVAMAAGAARVARGAQKDELYRGALRGAAGAALHGLAGAKKWLEWRREVELLSDVAYFVLTTLSGYQTLGEEYVNIVQVDPTRKRVPSFLRRALFISLHTVVPYFVEKGLLHLEHELQAEADESRASQSSPALGLSSRTLIRSWIQKQVGELTEQQKKIALQVVYVLKQCIPLLHRLHLAVFYIRGTFYHLSKRLTGITYLRFGGAQGDNQSIQTSYKCLGIISLFHLLLTIGVQMYNFKQRQRARQEWKLHRNLAYQKNTTTEKTTGRHSRCTLCLEERRRTTATPCGHLFCWECIMEWCNTRAECPLCREKFHPQKLIYLRHYQL